Proteins encoded in a region of the Diabrotica virgifera virgifera chromosome 4, PGI_DIABVI_V3a genome:
- the LOC114329324 gene encoding serine-rich adhesin for platelets isoform X12 — protein MNNMTLALVFAILFIGGISTATNKEIVQQLRHNALCLQAGFSCPAVDSQTSVYFPLADCTKFCQCSNGVPYLHNCPPGLHFNPSLNVCDYPAQAGCTGEGVVVSTTTTTTTTTTTTPAPTTTTTTTTTPAPTTTSAPTTTSTSTTAPTTTTPTTTTSAPVTTTRTTTTPAPSTTSGPITSTTAATTIKVDNLCLQQNIACPAVDGPDSVYFSHSNCSKFCQCSNGVPYEHTCPEGLHFNAKLNICDWPQNAGCSGTDVTQPTVEPTTITTANSSTATNSTTESSTTVSSTTTTQETPQDTTTLSDNICIRENIICPVVDGPNSVYAAVSDCTKFCQCSNGYPYQQNCPVGLHFNPKLNVCDWPEDAGCTGGTTAVTRTAQSTTSTTTVSSTSETTITTEEVTTQRVKNGTEICLENNIVCPVIDGPDSVYAALPDCTRFCQCSNGLPYLHSCPHGLHFNPNLNVCDWPEDAGCTGGTTTTEINITQNETTEKTTTIIVTSTNAEASTTQDTSNGPQNTTKICLQHGIQCPKIDGPNSIYGALPDCTKFCQCSNGIPYLHRCPVGLHFNPTLSVCDWPEDAGCVGEVTTEKTTENITSDATTENISTVPSNTTTSDTASSEASTNNYNTNSADASTPSVSTPASRDNTTTENTTQDITSDVTTENISTVPSNATTSDTVSSEASTNNYNTNSTDAITPSVSTPPSRDITTIENTTQDITSDVTTENISTVQSNATTSDTASSEASTNNYNTNSTDAIAPSVSTPASGDNTTTENTTQNITSEATTENISSVPSNTTTSEPTTEASTNNDNNSTAISTEGTTANTPTESNITEENTSASNSTEGNTTENSSTKDTTTEVSSTSEEHTSDGSTTVAPRNETSLCLRSNIVCPAIDGAESVYASLPDCTKFCQCSNGVPYLQHCPAGLHFNPTLNVCDWPEDAGCTSGNNSTSISTEGTTASTQTENNSTEKSTSASNSTEGNTTENNNAQNNTTEISTTQASITSDTSVDVTQDNSNSSTTPQDGLELCIKHDVVCPEVDGPVSVYARLPDCTKFCQCSNGVPYLHHCPLGLHFNPSLNVCDWPEDAGCNNVIDVTESTSKEGSTSTATTEYNEVTTKNNTTNESTDSTDVPNTTESQTKTTTGENVTDNVTTEDNISSSTTGDVEETSADNRTTDEGTTENNTDVSSTTESQTETATGGNVTDNVTTEENISSSTTGDVEETSADNRTTDEGTTENNTDVPSTTGSQTETTTGENVTDNVTTEENISSSTTGDVEETSADNRTTDEGTTENYTDVPSTSDSRTETTTGDNVTDNVTTEENISSSTTGDMEETSTDNRTTDEGTTENNTDVPSTTDSQTETTTGDNVTDNVTREENISSSTTGDVEETSTDNNTTDEGTTENKPDVSSTTESQTETATDDNVTNNVTTEKNISSSTTGDVEETSTDNRTTDEGTTENNTDVPSTTDSQTETSTGDNVTDNVTTEENISSNTTGDVEETSTDNRATDEGTTANNTDVPSTSDSQTQTTTDDNVTDNVTTEENISSSTTSDMEETSADNRTTDEGITEKNTDVPSTTDSQTETSTGNNETDNVTTEENISSSTTGDVEETSADNRTTHEGTTENNTDVPSTSDSQTQTTTDDNVTDNVTTEENISSSTTSDVEETSADSRTTDEGTTENNTDVPSTTDSQTETSTGDNKTDNVTTEENISSSTTGDVEETSADNRTTDEGTTENNTDVPSTSDSQTQTTTDDNVTDNVTTEENISSSTTSDVEETSADNRTTDEDTTENNTDVPSTTDTQTEISTDDNVTDNVTTEDNISSSTTGDVEETSADNKTTDESTTENNTDVPSTTNSQTEISTDDNATDNVTTEDNISSSTTGDVEETSADNRTTDEGTTENYADVPSTTKSQTETTTGDNVTDNVTTEENISSSTRGDVEETSADNRTTDEGTTENYTDVPSTTDSQTETTTGDNVTDNVTTEENISSSTTVDVEETSADNRTTDVGTTENYTDVPSTTNSQTETTTGDNETDSVTTEENISSSTTADVEDTSADNRTTDVGTTENYTDVPSTTDSQTETTTGDNVTGNVTTEENISSSTTGDVEETSADNRTTDEGTTENYTDVPSTAKTTTENNIDEKTTSASNSTEESSNTDVTTTEAIGSSTDNTNDDANNTTTLAPGNGTAICLQNNVVCPAIDGPDSVFASVSDCTKFCLCSNGVPYLYKCPGGLHFNPSLNVCDWPENAACTNNNNDTTSTEATVTTEGTNADETTTEISTTESNAAVNGTETCLRNNVVCPVVDGYDSVYAALPDCSKFCLCLNGVPFEHQCSDGLLFNPRSNACDWPQRTSCSGDNNVTTSAVPAVSTEYLTEEETTVHSSSTSNGENNVTGSVVPAVSTEDLTEEETTAQSSSTSNGENNVTGSAVPAVSTEDLTEEDTTVQSSSTSEESRNELPVGSEECLQNNVVCPAVDGKFPVYAALPDCTKFCQCSNGAPYLYNCPGGLHFNPSLNVCDWPEDAGCERSI, from the exons ATGAATAATATGACTTTGGCTTTAGTTTTTGCGATTTTATTTATCGGTGGAATATCTACTGCTACAAACAAAg aaattGTCCAACAATTAAGACACAATGCCCTATGTCTTCAGGCTGGATTTT CTTGCCCTGCAGTAGACAGTCAAACATCGGTTTACTTTCCATTAGCAGATTGCACCAAGTTCTGTCAATGTTCCAACGGAGTTCCATATCTACACAATTGTCCGCCGGGGTTACATTTCAATCCAAGTCTTAACGTTTGTGATTATCCTGCGCAGGCTGGATGTACCGGTGAAGGGGTTGTAGTAAGTACAACAACTACTACTACAACTACTACTACCACTACGCCGGCTCCAACTACTACCACTACGACTACCACAACACCTGCTCCTACTACTACTTCGGCGCCGACCACCACCTCTACTTCAACTACTGCTCCTACAACAACAACTCCCACTACCACTACTTCTGCCCCAGTAACCACCACTAGGACGACCACAACACCTGCTCCCTCCACTACATCGGGACCAATTACTTCAACAACTGCTGCTACAACTATAAAAGTTGATAATTTATGTCTTCAGCAAAACATAG CTTGTCCAGCAGTTGATGGACCAGATTCCGTCTATTTCTCACATAGCAATTGTTCTAAATTTTGCCAATGTTCCAACGGTGTGCCATATGAACACACTTGTCCAGAAGGTcttcattttaatgcaaaattGAATATTTGTGATTGGCCACAGAATGCAGGATGTAGTGGAACAGATGTAACTCAACCGACTGTTGAACCTACCACAATTACAACTGCCAATTCTTCGACAGCTACAAACAGTACAACTGAAAGTTCAACTACAGTTTCGTCTACTACGACCACGCAAGAAACTCCTCAAGACACTACAACTCTTAGTGATAATATTTGCATTCGTGAAAATATAA TTTGTCCTGTTGTTGACGGACCAAATTCAGTGTACGCAGCTGTATCAGATTGTACCAAATTTTGCCAATGCTCAAATGGTTACCCATACCAGCAGAACTGTCCAGTAGGTTTACACTTTAATCCAAAACTGAACGTCTGCGACTGGCCTGAAGATGCTGGTTGTACTGGAGGTACCACCGCAGTCACTAGAACTGCTCAAAGTACTACTTCCACAACAACTGTAAGTAGCACAAGCGAAACCACAATAACTACAGAGGAAGTTACAACTCAGAGAGTTAAAAACGGAACTGAAATTTGCCTTGAAAATAATATAG TATGTCCTGTTATCGATGGTCCTGACTCAGTATATGCAGCTTTACCAGATTGTACCAGATTCTGCCAATGTTCAAACGGCCTACCATATTTGCACAGTTGTCCACATGGTTTACATTTTAATCCAAATCTAAACGTATGCGACTGGCCTGAAGATGCAGGATGTACCGGTGGTACTACCACCACAGAAATAAATATTACGCAAAATGAAACGACTGAAAAAACAACCACAATCATTGTAACAAGCACTAACGCAGAAGCTAGTACCACTCAAGATACTTCTAATGGACCacaaaatacaacaaaaataTGTTTACAGCATGGTATCC AATGTCCCAAGATAGATGGTCCTAATTCCATCTATGGAGCATTACCTGATTGCACCAAATTTTGTCAGTGTTCAAACGGAATACCATATCTGCATAGATGTCCAGTTGGATTACATTTTAACCCTACTCTGAGTGTGTGTGACTGGCCTGAAGACGCAGGATGTGTTGGTGAGGTCACAACAGAAAAGACAACTGAAAATATTACCAGTGACGCAACCACTGAAAATATATCAACTGTACCATCAAATACTACCACTTCTGACACAGCTTCATCTGAAGCAAGCACCAATAATTATAATACAAATTCAGCTGATGCTAGTACTCCCTCTGTGTCAACCCCAGCAAGCAGAGATAATACTACTACAGAAAACACAACTCAAGATATAACCAGCGATGTAACCACTGAAAATATATCAACTGTACCATCAAATGCTACCACTTCTGACACAGTTTCTTCTGAAGCAAGTACCAATAATTATAATACAAATTCAACTGATGCAATTACTCCCTCTGTGTCAACCCCACCAAGCAGAGATATTACTACTATAGAAAACACAACTCAAGATATAACCAGCGATGTAACCACTGAAAATATATCAACTGTACAATCAAATGCTACCACTTCTGACACAGCGTCATCTGAAGCAAGTACCAATAATTATAATACAAATTCAACTGATGCAATCGCTCCTTCTGTGTCAACCCCAGCAAGCGGAGATAATACTACTACAGAAAACACAACTCAAAATATAACCAGTGAGGCAACTACTGAAAATATATCAAGTGTACCATCAAATACTACCACTTCTGAACCAACCACTGAAGCAAGTACTAATAATGATAATAATAGTACTGCCATCAGCACTGAAGGTACAACTGCTAACACTCCAACTGAAAGTAATATCACAGAAGAAAATACGTCTGCAAGTAATAGTACTGAAGGTAATACAACAGAGAATAGTAGCACAAAGGATACTACTACAGAAGTAAGTTCAACGAGTGAAGAACACACCTCCGATGGTAGTACGACTGTCGCTCCACGAAATGAAACATCATTATGTCTTCGAAGTAACATTG TTTGCCCTGCAATAGATGGAGCAGAATCAGTTTACGCTTCTCTACCGGACTGTACCAAATTCTGTCAGTGCTCAAACGGAGTACCTTATCTTCAACATTGTCCAGCTGGCCTACACTTTAATCCTACACTAAATGTGTGCGATTGGCCAGAAGATGCAGGCTGCACAAGCGGTAATAATAGTACTTCTATCAGCACTGAAGGTACAACTGCTAGCACTCAAACTGAAAATAATAGCACAGAAAAAAGCACCTCTGCTAGTAATAGTACCGAAGGAAATACAACCGAAAATAATAACGCACAAAATAATACCACCGAAATATCTACTACACAAGCCAGTATTACAAGTGACACTAGCGTAGATGTAACACAAGACAATTCTAACAGTAGTACGACTCCACAAGATGGGTTAGAACTATGTATTAAACACGACGTTG TTTGCCCTGAAGTCGACGGACCAGTTTCAGTTTATGCCCGCTTACCAGACTGTACCAAATTCTGTCAATGTTCTAATGGGGTACCGTATCTGCATCATTGTCCACTAGGTCTACATTTCAATCCTTCACTAAATGTTTGTGATTGGCCAGAAGATGCAGGTTGTAATAATGTAATAGATGTAACTGAAAGTACTTCAAAAGAAGGCAGCACTTCTACTGCCACAACAGAATATAATGAGGTCACTACTAAAAATAATACTACCAACGAAAGTACCGATTCCACAGATGTCCCCAATACTACGGAGAGTCAAACCAAAACTACTACTGGCGAAAATGTAACTGACAATGTTACAACAGAAGATAATATTTCTAGTAGCACAACAG GTGATGTGGAAGAAACAAGCGCTGATAATAGAACCACGGACGAAGGTACTACTGAAAACAACACAGATGTCTCCAGTACTACGGAGAGTCAAACCGAAACTGCAACTGGTGGAAATGTAACTGATAATGTTACCACAGAAGAGAACATTTCTAGTAGCACAACAGGTGATGTGGAAGAAACAAGCGCTGATAATAGAACCACCGACGAAGGTACTACCGAAAACAACACAGATGTCCCCAGTACTACGGGCAGTCAAACTGAGACTACAACTGGTGAAAATGTAACTGATAATGTTACCACAGAAGAGAATATTTCTAGTAGCACAACAGGTGATGTGGAAGAAACAAGCGCTGATAATAGAACCACGGACGAAGGCACTACAGAAAACTACACAGATGTCCCTAGCACTTCGGACAGTCGAACTGAGACTACCACTGGTGACAATGTGACTGATAATGTTACTACAGAAGAAAATATTTCTAGTAGCACAACAGGTGATATGGAAGAAACAAGCACTGATAATAGAACCACCGACGAAGGTACTACTGAAAACAACACAGATGTCCCCAGTACTACGGACAGTCAAACCGAGACTACAACTGGTGACAACGTAACTGATAATGTTACCAGAGAAGAGAACATTTCTAGTAGCACAACAGGTGATGTGGAAGAAACAAGCACTGATAATAATACCACCGACGAAGGTACTACTGAAAACAAACCAGATGTCTCCAGTACTACGGAGAGTCAAACCGAGACTGCAACTGATGACAATGTAACTAATAATGTTACCACAGAAAAGAACATTTCTAGTAGCACAACAGGTGATGTGGAAGAAACAAGCACTGATAATAGAACCACTGACGAAGGTACTACTGAAAACAACACAGATGTCCCCAGTACTACGGACAGTCAAACCGAGACCTCAACTGGTGACAATGTAACTGATAATGTTACCACAGAAGAGAACATTTCTAGTAACACAACAGGTGATGTGGAAGAAACAAGCACTGATAATAGAGCAACCGACGAAGGTACTACTGCAAACAACACAGATGTCCCCAGTACTTCGGACAGTCAAACTCAGACTACCACTGATGACAATGTAACTGATAATGTTACCACAGAAGAGAATATTTCTAGTAGCACAACAAGTGATATGGAAGAAACAAGCGCTGATAATAGAACCACGGACGAAGGCATAACTGAAAAAAACACAGATGTCCCCAGTACTACGGACAGTCAAACCGAGACCTCAACTGGTAACAATGAAACTGATAATGTTACCACAGAAGAAAATATTTCTAGTAGTACAACAGGTGATGTGGAAGAAACAAGCGCTGATAATAGGACCACGCACGAAGGTACTACTGAAAACAACACAGACGTCCCCAGTACTTCGGACAGTCAAACTCAGACTACCACTGATGACAATGTAACTGATAATGTTACCACAGAAGAGAATATTTCTAGTAGCACAACAAGTGATGTGGAAGAAACAAGCGCTGATAGTAGAACCACGGACGAAGGCACAACTGAAAACAACACAGATGTCCCCAGTACTACGGATAGTCAAACCGAGACCTCAACTGGTGACAATAAAACTGATAATGTTACCACAGAAGAAAATATTTCTAGTAGTACAACAGGTGATGTGGAAGAAACAAGCGCTGATAATAGAACCACGGACGAAGGTACTACTGAAAACAACACAGACGTCCCCAGTACTTCGGACAGTCAAACTCAGACTACCACTGATGACAATGTAACTGATAATGTTACCACAGAAGAGAATATTTCTAGTAGCACAACAAGTGATGTGGAAGAAACAAGCGCTGATAATAGAACCACGGACGAGGACACAACTGAAAACAACACAGATGTCCCCAGTACTACGGACACTCAAACCGAGATCTCAACTGATGACAATGTAACTGATAATGTCACCACAGAAGATAATATTTCTAGTAGCACAACAGGTGATGTGGAAGAAACAAGCGCTGATAATAAAACCACAGACGAAAGTACTACTGAAAACAACACAGATGTCCCCAGTACTACGAACAGTCAAACCGAGATTTCAACTGATGACAATGCAACTGATAATGTTACCACAGAAGATAATATTTCTAGTAGCACAACAGGTGATGTGGAAGAAACAAGCGCTGATAACAGAACCACCGACGAAGGCACAACTGAAAACTACGCAGATGTCCCCAGTACTACGAAGAGTCAAACCGAGACTACAACTGGTGACAATGTAACTGATAATGTTACCACAGAAGAGAATATTTCTAGTAGCACAAGAGGTGATGTGGAAGAAACAAGCGCTGATAACAGAACCACGGACGAAGGCACTACTGAAAACTACACAGATGTCCCCAGTACTACGGACAGCCAAACCGAGACTACAACTGGTGACAATGTAACTGATAATGTAACCACAGAAGAGAATATTTCTAGTAGCACAACAGTTGATGTGGAAGAAACAAGCGCAGATAACAGAACCACGGACGTAGGCACTACTGAAAACTACACAGATGTCCCCAGTACTACGAACAGTCAAACCGAGACTACAACTGGTGACAATGAAACTGATAGTGTTACCACAGAAGAGAATATTTCTAGTAGCACTACAGCTGATGTGGAAGATACAAGCGCTGATAATAGAACCACGGACGTAGGCACTACTGAAAACTACACAGATGTCCCCAGTACTACGGACAGTCAAACCGAGACTACAACTGGTGACAATGTAACTGGTAATGTTACCACAGAAGAGAATATTTCTAGTAGCACAACAGGTGATGTGGAAGAAACAAGCGCTGATAATAGAACCACGGACGAAGGCACTACTGAAAACTACACAGATGTCCCCAGCACTGCAAAAACTACTACTGAAAATAATATTGATGAAAAGACTACATCTGCAAGCAATAGTACCGAGGAAAGTAGTAACACAGACGTTACTACTACAGAAGCTATCGGTTCAAGCACAGATAACACAAATGATGACGCTAACAATACTACAACTCTTGCTCCAGGAAATGGAACAGCCATATGTCTTCAAAACAATGTTG TTTGCCCTGCAATCGATGGACCAGATTCAGTGTTCGCGTCTGTATCTGATTGTACCAAATTTTGTCTATGTTCAAATGGAGTTCCTTATCTTTACAAGTGTCCAGGAGGTCTACACTTCAATCCTTCACTAAACGTATGTGATTGGCCTGAAAATGCTGCATGCACAAATAATAATAACGATACAACTTCTACAGAAGCAACGGTAACAACGGAGGGTACAAATGCAGATGAAACTACAACTGAAATAAGTACCACTGAAAGTAATGCTGCTGTAAATGGAACTGAAACTTGTCTCAGAAATAATGTTG